The following are encoded together in the Kribbella sp. CA-293567 genome:
- a CDS encoding aldo/keto reductase — MQYRTLGRTGVQVSTLVLGAMNFGQIGRTTQDEATAIVDAALEGGINLIDTADMYSQGQSEEFVGKAIAGRRDDLVLATKATMPMGDERNHRGSSRRWLVTELDNSLRRLGVDHVDLYQIHRWDPTTSDEETLSALTDLQRAGKIRYFGSSTFPAYRIVQAEWAAREHRLSRYVTEQPSYSILQRGVETHVLPVTEEYGLGVLAWSPLASGWLSGAVREGREIATNRSGVLPERFDLTIPSNRARLDAVERLAKLADQAGLTLIQLALGFVTAHPAVTSAIIGPRTLDHLQSQLAAADTVLPADLLDAIDEIVAPGTDLAPQEKFDVPPALLDPALRRRR; from the coding sequence ATGCAGTACCGCACTCTCGGTCGCACCGGTGTACAGGTCAGCACGCTCGTACTCGGCGCGATGAACTTCGGCCAGATCGGCCGCACCACCCAGGACGAGGCGACGGCCATCGTCGACGCCGCGCTGGAAGGCGGTATCAACCTGATCGACACGGCCGACATGTACAGCCAGGGGCAGTCCGAGGAGTTCGTCGGCAAGGCGATCGCCGGCCGCCGCGACGATCTCGTGCTGGCCACCAAGGCGACCATGCCGATGGGGGACGAGCGCAACCATCGGGGCAGTTCGCGCCGCTGGCTGGTCACCGAACTCGACAACAGCCTGCGCCGGCTCGGCGTCGACCACGTCGATCTCTACCAGATCCACCGCTGGGACCCGACGACCAGCGACGAGGAGACGCTCTCGGCGCTGACCGACCTGCAGCGCGCCGGGAAGATCCGGTACTTCGGAAGCTCGACGTTCCCGGCGTACCGGATCGTGCAGGCCGAGTGGGCCGCCCGAGAGCACCGCTTGAGCCGCTACGTCACCGAGCAGCCCAGCTACTCGATCCTGCAGCGTGGAGTCGAGACGCACGTCCTGCCCGTGACCGAGGAGTACGGACTCGGCGTACTGGCTTGGAGCCCGCTGGCTTCAGGCTGGCTGTCGGGCGCGGTTCGCGAGGGCCGGGAGATCGCTACCAATCGCTCCGGGGTGCTGCCGGAGCGTTTCGACCTGACTATCCCGTCCAACCGGGCGCGGCTCGACGCGGTGGAGCGGCTGGCGAAGCTGGCCGACCAGGCCGGCCTGACGCTGATCCAGCTCGCGCTCGGATTCGTCACCGCGCACCCCGCCGTCACCAGCGCCATCATCGGCCCGCGCACGCTGGACCACCTGCAGTCGCAGCTCGCTGCCGCCGACACCGTTCTGCCGGCCGACCTGCTCGACGCCATCGACGAGATCGTTGCCCCTGGCACCGACCTCGCTCCGCAGGAGAAGTTCGACGTACCGCCGGCCCTGCTCGACCCGGCACTGCGCCGGCGTCGCTGA
- a CDS encoding TetR/AcrR family transcriptional regulator, which translates to MADQDRESGTPSPRKRADARRNEETLLSAAAATFVTSGVDAPMRDIAAKAGVGVGTIYRHFPTRADLIVAVYRHQVEACAEAGPALLADSATPHAALASWIDLFVDFLVTKHGLAGALQSDDTAFQTLHAYFVERLVPVCSDLLDAAVAADEIRSDINALELMRAVGNLCIGAETSPFYDARRMVALLVAGLRVR; encoded by the coding sequence GTGGCCGATCAGGACCGCGAATCAGGCACGCCCTCGCCGCGAAAACGGGCCGATGCCCGGCGCAACGAGGAGACGTTGCTGAGCGCGGCCGCCGCGACCTTCGTCACCTCGGGCGTCGACGCACCCATGCGGGACATCGCGGCGAAGGCCGGCGTCGGAGTGGGCACGATCTACCGGCACTTCCCCACCCGGGCCGACCTCATCGTCGCTGTCTACCGGCATCAGGTCGAAGCGTGCGCCGAGGCCGGGCCGGCTCTCTTGGCCGACTCCGCTACGCCGCACGCTGCTCTGGCAAGCTGGATCGATCTCTTCGTCGACTTCCTGGTCACCAAACACGGCCTCGCCGGCGCACTGCAGTCCGACGACACCGCCTTCCAGACGCTGCACGCGTATTTCGTCGAGCGACTCGTCCCGGTCTGCAGCGACCTGCTCGACGCCGCCGTCGCGGCGGACGAGATCCGCTCCGACATCAACGCCCTGGAACTGATGCGTGCCGTCGGCAACCTGTGCATCGGCGCCGAAACCTCCCCGTTCTACGACGCGCGGCGCATGGTCGCGCTGCTTGTCGCGGGGTTGAGAGTTCGGTAG
- a CDS encoding DNA polymerase Y family protein yields MGAMTQPSSPTRTMVVWIPDWPVTAAAGAAGCSPEAPVAVLAKGRVLASSAAARAEGVRRGLRARDAQSRCPELLVLKYDPVIDTRAFDPVISCLEALTPGLQVIRPGMCALKARGPSRFYGSESRAAEKLLDRLETFDVPGGRVGIADGPFAAEQAARGSSERTRVLVIPSGGSAEFLAPLTVDTLERPALTDLLRRLGLRSLGAFARLSPTEVLTRFGPDGAFAHRLARGDDDRPVVARQAPPELTRKLDFEPPVDRVDQVAFAVRAVADELIEKLTKLGLVCTTLRVEVGTESGQVYDREWLHPRWFGPADLVDRVRWQLQGSGTATSELTSPVVRIRLIPEQVDPVGAHVDGLWGGGPDERIHRALSRVQSMLGHGGVVSAVVGGGRGFRERQTLVPWGDRPVPANAPELPWPGAITGTGSRWPTPAPSSIYPTPKPATVLSSDGRQVSVSARGVLSGPPAAFRFEPSPQVANSNKLYPITAWAGPWPVDERWWDTDTETRLARFQLVGADGRAWLFAVRNNQWWTEAGYD; encoded by the coding sequence ATGGGCGCCATGACTCAGCCGAGCTCGCCGACCCGGACGATGGTGGTGTGGATACCGGACTGGCCGGTGACGGCTGCTGCCGGAGCTGCCGGCTGTTCGCCGGAGGCTCCGGTCGCGGTGCTGGCGAAGGGACGGGTGCTGGCCAGTTCGGCGGCTGCCCGGGCCGAGGGGGTTCGGCGAGGTTTGCGGGCCCGCGATGCGCAGTCGCGGTGTCCGGAGTTGCTGGTGCTGAAGTACGACCCGGTGATCGACACCCGCGCCTTCGATCCGGTGATCAGTTGCCTGGAGGCGCTCACACCGGGGCTCCAGGTGATCCGGCCGGGGATGTGCGCGCTGAAGGCCCGTGGCCCGAGCCGGTTCTACGGGAGCGAGTCGAGGGCCGCGGAGAAGCTGCTCGATCGGCTCGAGACGTTCGACGTACCGGGTGGGCGGGTCGGGATCGCCGACGGGCCGTTCGCTGCTGAGCAGGCAGCCCGGGGGAGTTCGGAGCGGACGCGGGTGCTGGTGATCCCGAGCGGTGGATCGGCGGAGTTCCTCGCGCCGCTCACGGTCGACACGTTGGAGCGGCCGGCCCTCACCGACCTGCTCCGGCGACTCGGGCTCCGGTCGCTCGGTGCCTTCGCGCGGTTGTCGCCGACCGAGGTGCTGACCAGGTTCGGACCGGACGGCGCCTTCGCACACCGGCTGGCGAGAGGGGACGACGACCGGCCAGTGGTCGCTCGGCAGGCGCCGCCCGAGCTGACCCGCAAGCTCGACTTCGAGCCACCGGTGGATCGCGTGGACCAGGTGGCGTTCGCCGTCCGGGCGGTCGCGGACGAGCTGATCGAGAAGCTGACCAAGCTCGGCCTGGTCTGCACCACCCTGCGCGTCGAGGTCGGCACGGAGTCGGGCCAGGTGTACGACCGGGAGTGGCTGCATCCCCGCTGGTTCGGCCCCGCCGATCTCGTCGACCGGGTTCGCTGGCAACTGCAGGGCAGCGGGACGGCAACGAGTGAGCTGACCTCGCCGGTGGTGCGGATCCGGCTGATCCCCGAGCAGGTCGATCCCGTCGGCGCCCACGTCGACGGCCTCTGGGGAGGTGGCCCCGACGAGCGGATCCACCGCGCGCTGTCCCGGGTGCAGAGCATGCTCGGTCACGGCGGAGTCGTCTCCGCAGTGGTCGGCGGCGGCCGAGGCTTTCGAGAGCGGCAGACTCTGGTCCCCTGGGGGGATCGGCCGGTGCCGGCCAATGCACCGGAGCTCCCGTGGCCGGGCGCGATCACCGGCACCGGAAGCCGCTGGCCGACACCGGCACCCAGCTCGATCTACCCGACACCGAAGCCGGCCACGGTGCTCTCGTCAGACGGCCGCCAAGTTTCGGTGAGCGCCCGCGGCGTCCTGTCCGGCCCCCCCGCGGCCTTCCGCTTCGAACCCTCCCCACAAGTTGCCAACAGCAACAAGCTGTACCCGATCACCGCCTGGGCCGGCCCCTGGCCGGTGGACGAACGCTGGTGGGACACCGACACCGAAACCCGCCTGGCCCGCTTCCAGTTGGTCGGCGCCGACGGCCGAGCCTGGCTCTTCGCCGTCCGCAACAACCAATGGTGGACAGAGGCCGGCTATGACTGA
- a CDS encoding PPOX class F420-dependent oxidoreductase, with translation MPRSIATNTQVDTDALLEFVRPRHHMLLITRRADGTPQASPVSGGVDAEGQIVISSYPERAKSNNVKRDRQTSVVVLSDDWDGPWVQVDGSGEVIELPAAVEPLVDYFRSISGEHPDWDEYREAMRKQGKCLIRITPERWGPVATGGFPAHLAD, from the coding sequence ATGCCGAGATCGATTGCCACCAATACCCAGGTCGACACCGACGCGCTGCTGGAGTTCGTACGGCCGCGTCATCACATGCTGCTGATCACCCGCCGGGCCGACGGTACGCCGCAGGCCTCGCCGGTGTCGGGTGGCGTCGACGCCGAGGGACAAATCGTCATCTCGTCGTACCCGGAGCGGGCCAAGAGCAACAACGTGAAGCGGGACCGGCAGACCAGCGTGGTGGTGCTCTCCGACGACTGGGACGGCCCGTGGGTCCAGGTCGACGGGAGCGGCGAAGTGATCGAGTTGCCGGCGGCGGTCGAGCCGCTGGTCGACTACTTCCGGTCGATCTCCGGTGAGCACCCGGACTGGGACGAGTACCGCGAAGCGATGCGGAAGCAGGGCAAGTGCCTGATCCGCATCACCCCCGAGCGCTGGGGCCCGGTCGCCACCGGCGGCTTCCCCGCCCATCTGGCCGACTGA
- a CDS encoding mycothiol transferase, giving the protein MPDPHHPRALGPGRHRRLPRPSGRLILGGAPATGGCGSGRLLLHLIQETARHAGHTDILREQLDGAVGR; this is encoded by the coding sequence GTGCCTGATCCGCATCACCCCCGAGCGCTGGGGCCCGGTCGCCACCGGCGGCTTCCCCGCCCATCTGGCCGACTGATCCTCGGTGGTGCGCCGGCGACAGGTGGCTGCGGGTCGGGCCGGTTGCTGCTTCACCTGATCCAAGAAACTGCTCGGCATGCCGGTCACACGGACATTCTTCGGGAGCAGCTCGACGGAGCCGTCGGTCGCTGA
- a CDS encoding GntR family transcriptional regulator, giving the protein MTRRLELTPGGPSGRRTLAEEAAAELHELILSGELPSGTALRLEELAKRLDMSQMPIREGLRRMQALGLVEIVPHKGAWVRELSMEDLRDTHETRLALETLAVRAAASRFSDADADLARAALAEHVRLSKAGDIIASRQAHTEFHFAIYRAGGSRWLPRAIEPVWQNSERYRFGSRQTKARIEQTRREHQAILDACLAHDEPGAEAALREHLEGAMQRITETMARRYTKD; this is encoded by the coding sequence ATGACCCGACGACTCGAGCTCACGCCCGGGGGGCCGAGCGGCCGGCGTACCTTGGCGGAGGAAGCGGCTGCCGAGCTGCACGAGCTGATCCTGTCCGGTGAGCTTCCGAGCGGTACCGCGCTGCGGCTGGAGGAGCTGGCCAAGCGCCTCGACATGAGCCAGATGCCGATCCGCGAGGGGTTACGCCGGATGCAGGCGCTCGGGCTGGTCGAGATCGTGCCGCACAAGGGCGCGTGGGTCCGGGAACTCTCGATGGAGGACCTGCGCGACACCCACGAGACCCGGCTCGCGCTGGAGACCCTCGCCGTACGGGCTGCGGCGAGCCGCTTCAGCGATGCCGACGCCGACCTCGCCCGCGCGGCCCTGGCCGAGCACGTCCGCCTCTCGAAGGCCGGCGACATCATCGCCTCCCGGCAGGCACACACCGAGTTCCACTTCGCCATCTACCGAGCCGGTGGCTCCCGCTGGCTGCCGCGCGCGATCGAGCCGGTCTGGCAGAACAGCGAGCGTTACCGCTTCGGCTCCCGCCAGACCAAAGCCCGGATCGAGCAGACCCGCCGCGAGCACCAGGCGATTCTCGACGCCTGCCTCGCCCACGACGAACCAGGCGCCGAAGCGGCACTCCGCGAACACCTGGAAGGCGCCATGCAGCGCATCACCGAGACCATGGCTCGCCGCTACACCAAGGACTGA